CGTCACCCGGCCCGCCGCCGAGGTGGTGCCGGAGTACTTCGCCGACTACGAGCGCGAGTTCGGGCTGTCGGTGCTGCGGCCGGTGCACGTGCGCGGTGTCCACGACGACGCCCCGGACCTGCGGGTGGAGACCGACCGCGGCACCTGGACGACCCGCGCCCTGATCAACGCCACCGGCACCTGGACCCGCCCGTTCGTGCCCCGCTACCCGGGGACCTTCGTCGGACGCCAGCTGCACGTGGCCGACTACCGCGGGCCGGCGGAGTTCGCCAGGAAGCGGGTCGTGGTCGTCGGCGGGGGCACCTCGGCGGTGCAGCTGCTCATCGAGATCGCGGCGGTGGCCGCCGGCACCGCATGGGTGACGCGGCGCCCGCCGGTGTTCTCCGAGGAGCCCTTCGACGGGCGCGCCGCCGTGGCGCGCGTCGAGGAGCGGGTGCGGGCCGGGCTCGCGCCCGGGAGCGTGGTGTCGGTGACCGGCCTGCTCCGCACCCCGGCGGTGCGCGCCGCCCAGGAGGCCGGCGTGCTGGAGCGGCGGCCGATGTTCGACCGGCTGGTGCCGACCGGGGTGGCGTGGGCCGACGGCACGGAGTACGCCGCCGACGTGGTCCTGTGGGCCACCGGCTGGCGCGCGGCCCTCGGCCACCTCGCCCCGCTGCGCCTGCGCGGGCCGGGCGGCGGGATCGCGATGGACGGCACCCGGGTGGTGGCCGACCCCCGGGTGCACCTCGTCGGCTACGGCCCCAGCGCCAGCACGATCGGGGCGAACCGGGCCGGGCGGGCCGCGGCCCGGGAGGTGCTCGGGACGCTGCCCGTCACGCCGGCACCCGCGACGGGTCCGTCCACATGAACGCCCCGTCGTGCCCGTCGAGGTCGTGGACGCCGTTGCCGTACGTGAAGCCGTGGTCCTCGACGGGGAGGATCCCTGCGGGGGAGCTCCCCGCGGTGCGGACGTCCCTGTGACGGCGCACCCCGACGGCACTCCTCGGTGCCTGGCGCGGCTCCTCCGCGACGCCGCCGACGGCCGGTTCCCGGACGCCGACGGGAGCTGGGTCCGGGTGCCGCCGTGGCGCGCGGGCGTCGAGGCGGTGGTGGCGTTCACCGGGTTCGCGGTGCTCGCCGTCGACGGTCCGGTGCCCGGGGCAGCAGCGGGGTCCGGGATCGACGGGTCCGGCATCGACGGGTTCGGGGGCGCCCACGACCCGCGCCTGATCGCCGCGCTGGCCGGCCCGGACGGCTGGATCGACAGCCTCGACGCCCTGCTCGTCGCCCGCGGCACCGGCGGCCCGCCGGTGCTCCGGGCCCGACCCGACCTGGCGGGACACCCCCGGGTCGCGTTCGCGCGGGCCGTCCGCGACGACGTGCGGGTGCTGGGCCGCGCCTCCGGGGACGAGGTCGCGGTGCTGGCCCGCGGGATCGCCGGGCTGACGGAGCTGAGCATGGAGGTGCCGCCCGCGGCCCGCGGCGGCACCGGGCGGGCACTGGTCCGCGACGCGCTCGCCTCGGTGCCGGCCGGGGAGGTGGTGGTGGCGGCGTGCGCACCGGGCAACGCCGCGAGCCTGCGGACGCTGCTGGCCGCGGGCTTCGTGCCGGTGGGGTCGTCGCAGCTGTTCCGGCGCGGCTCCCCGGTGCGGTGAGGCCGCCGTCCCGTCAGCCGGCCACCGTGCCCACCACGAGGCTGACGACCGTGGCCGCGCTGCCGCCGATGTTCAGCGTCGCCACCGTGCCCGCGCCCTCGACCTGGCACTCCCCCGCCCGCCCGGTCACCTGGCGGGCGGCGTCGTGCAGCATCCGCACCCCGGTGGCCCCGACGGGGTGTCCGGCGCCGATCAGGCCGCCGGAGGGGTTGACCGGCAGCGCGCCGCCGCGCGCGATGCGCCCGTCGTCGATCGCCTTCGCGGCGGGGATGCCGAGGTGCTCCAGCGCCACGTACTCGGTGATCGTGAAGCAGTCGTGCAGCTCGACCGCGTCCAGCTCCTCGGGCCCCGCGATCCCGGCCCGGTCGTAGGCCTCGGTGACCGCCGTGCGCAGGTGCGGGAACAGGTGCTCGCCGCCGCGGCTCGCGTCGAGCTTGTCCTGCAGCCCGAGCGAGCCGGTGCGGTGGCCCCAGCCGCGGATCACCGCGGGCGTGCGGCCGGTGCGCCGCGACCACTCCTCCGCGTACCGCCGACCGGCCAGCACGACCGCCGCGGCGCCGTCGGTGATGCGGCCGCAGTCGGCCGCCCGCATCTCCCCCACGACGCCGGGGTTGGCCTCGTCGTCGGGTGCGGTGACGACGTCGGTCCAGCCGCGGGTCTGGGCCAGCGGGTTGGCCCGGGCGTTGTCGCGGTTGATCTCGGCGATGCGGCGGAGGTGGTCGCGGTCGAGCCCGTCGCGGTCGTCGACCTCCTGGGCGATGCGCTCGAACAGCGTGGGCCAGGGCAGCCCGTCGGGGAACTCCTCCCGCCCGACCCACGCCGCGGAGCCGAGGTGCTCGGCCGCCTGCCGCCCGCCGACGTTGCGCATGAGCTCCACACCCGTCACGAGCGCGACGTCGTAGCGGCCCGCCTCGATCTCGGCCGTCGCGGCGAGCACCGCGATGCTCCCCGACGCGCACGCCGCCTCGTGCCGGCTGGTCGGCAGCGCCGACCAGGCCGGGTCCAGGGTCGTGAGCAGCGCGCCGAGGTGGGCCTGACCGGTGAACAGCTCGGCGGCGAGGTTGCCGACGTGCGCGGTGCCGATGTCGGCCGCGGGCACGTCGGCGTCGGCCAGCGCGGTCGCGACGGCGTCCGCGAGCATCGCCCGCAGCGGCTCGTCGGAGACCCGGGACCAGTTCGTCGCGAAGTCGGTCTGGGCACCGCCGAGCACGAACACCTGCTGCGTCATGGGTCCACGATCGACCCTTCCGCGCCTGTGGACAACTCCCGCGGCTACCCGTCCGTCCGCACCTCGGTGCCGTCCTGGCCCCACCGGGTGTGGAACTTCCCCTCGGCGTCGGTGCGCAGGTAGGTGTGGGCGCCGAAGAAGTCGCGCAGGCCCTGGATGAGGTTGGCCGGTCCGCGCTCGCGGCGGTAGCCGTCGTAGTAGCTCAGCGAGCTGGCGAACGCCGGGACCGCCACGCCCTGCTGGGTGGCCGTCACGACCACGCGCCGCCACGCGTCCTGCGCGTTCGCGACGGCCTCGGTGAAGTACGGCACCATCAGCAGGTTGTCCAGGTCGGGGTGCTCGGCGTAGGCGTCGCGGATCCGGTTGAGGAACTGCGCGCGGATGATGCAGCCGCCGCGCCAGATCGTGGCCATGGCGCCCAGGTCGAGGTCCCAGTCGTTGGCCAGCGACGCGGCCCGCATCTGCGCGAAGCCCTGCGCGTACGCCACCACCTTGCTCGCGTAGAGGGCCTGGCGGATGTCGTCGACGAGGCCGTCCGGGCCGTCGCCGGGCGTCGGGCCGGCCAGCGTGGTGGACGCGGCCCTCCGCTCGTCGCGCAGCGCGGACAGGCCGCGGGCGAACACCGCCTCCGTGATCCCGGTGAGGGGCACGCCGAGGCCCAGGGCGTCGACGGCGGTCCAGGTGCCGGTGCCCTTCTGCTCGGCCTGGTCGACGATCACGTCGACGAGCGGGCCGCCCGTCCTCTCGTCGGTCTTGCCGAGCACCTTCGCGGTGATCTCGATGAGGAACGACTCCAGGTCGCCGGAGTTCCACTCCTCGAAGATCGCCGAGATGGCCGGGGCGTCGAGGCCGCCGACGTGGGTGAGCAGGTCGTAGGCCTCGGCGATGAGCTGGATGTCGGCGTACTCGATGCCGTTGTGCACCATCTTCACGTAGTGCCCGGCCCCACCCGGCCCGACGTGCACGCAGCACGGCGTGCCGTCGACGACCGCCGCGATCGACGTGAGGATCTCCTCGACCTCCGCGTACGCCGACGGGTCGCCGCCGGGCATGATGCTCGGCCCGAGCAGCGCGCCCTCCTCGCCGCCGGAGACGCCGATGCCCATGAACCGCAGGCCGTTCGCCGCGCACTCCTCGGTGCGGCGCACGGTGTCGGGGAAGTGCGAGTTGCCGGCGTCGATGATGATGTCGCCCTCGTCGAGCAGCGGCGTGAGGTCGGCGATCACGGCGTCGACGGGCTTGCCCGCCTTCACCATCACGATGATCCGCCGCGGCTTCTCCAGCGCGGCG
This sequence is a window from Pseudonocardia petroleophila. Protein-coding genes within it:
- a CDS encoding acetyl-CoA acetyltransferase produces the protein MTQQVFVLGGAQTDFATNWSRVSDEPLRAMLADAVATALADADVPAADIGTAHVGNLAAELFTGQAHLGALLTTLDPAWSALPTSRHEAACASGSIAVLAATAEIEAGRYDVALVTGVELMRNVGGRQAAEHLGSAAWVGREEFPDGLPWPTLFERIAQEVDDRDGLDRDHLRRIAEINRDNARANPLAQTRGWTDVVTAPDDEANPGVVGEMRAADCGRITDGAAAVVLAGRRYAEEWSRRTGRTPAVIRGWGHRTGSLGLQDKLDASRGGEHLFPHLRTAVTEAYDRAGIAGPEELDAVELHDCFTITEYVALEHLGIPAAKAIDDGRIARGGALPVNPSGGLIGAGHPVGATGVRMLHDAARQVTGRAGECQVEGAGTVATLNIGGSAATVVSLVVGTVAG
- a CDS encoding N-acetyltransferase encodes the protein MTAHPDGTPRCLARLLRDAADGRFPDADGSWVRVPPWRAGVEAVVAFTGFAVLAVDGPVPGAAAGSGIDGSGIDGFGGAHDPRLIAALAGPDGWIDSLDALLVARGTGGPPVLRARPDLAGHPRVAFARAVRDDVRVLGRASGDEVAVLARGIAGLTELSMEVPPAARGGTGRALVRDALASVPAGEVVVAACAPGNAASLRTLLAAGFVPVGSSQLFRRGSPVR
- a CDS encoding flavin-containing monooxygenase → MRTDVVVIGAGQAGLSAASGLARAGADFVVLDGEDGPGGAWRHRWPTLRVDGAHRIHDLPGLPFDPADVTRPAAEVVPEYFADYEREFGLSVLRPVHVRGVHDDAPDLRVETDRGTWTTRALINATGTWTRPFVPRYPGTFVGRQLHVADYRGPAEFARKRVVVVGGGTSAVQLLIEIAAVAAGTAWVTRRPPVFSEEPFDGRAAVARVEERVRAGLAPGSVVSVTGLLRTPAVRAAQEAGVLERRPMFDRLVPTGVAWADGTEYAADVVLWATGWRAALGHLAPLRLRGPGGGIAMDGTRVVADPRVHLVGYGPSASTIGANRAGRAAAREVLGTLPVTPAPATGPST
- the gndA gene encoding NADP-dependent phosphogluconate dehydrogenase; its protein translation is MAPKCRPFVVRRVVSSRIGVTGLAVMGANLARNIARRGVPIAVHNRTTAKTREFIEEFGDEGEFTAAESLEDFVAALEKPRRIIVMVKAGKPVDAVIADLTPLLDEGDIIIDAGNSHFPDTVRRTEECAANGLRFMGIGVSGGEEGALLGPSIMPGGDPSAYAEVEEILTSIAAVVDGTPCCVHVGPGGAGHYVKMVHNGIEYADIQLIAEAYDLLTHVGGLDAPAISAIFEEWNSGDLESFLIEITAKVLGKTDERTGGPLVDVIVDQAEQKGTGTWTAVDALGLGVPLTGITEAVFARGLSALRDERRAASTTLAGPTPGDGPDGLVDDIRQALYASKVVAYAQGFAQMRAASLANDWDLDLGAMATIWRGGCIIRAQFLNRIRDAYAEHPDLDNLLMVPYFTEAVANAQDAWRRVVVTATQQGVAVPAFASSLSYYDGYRRERGPANLIQGLRDFFGAHTYLRTDAEGKFHTRWGQDGTEVRTDG